A section of the Sebastes fasciatus isolate fSebFas1 chromosome 21, fSebFas1.pri, whole genome shotgun sequence genome encodes:
- the LOC141759607 gene encoding myelin-associated glycoprotein-like, translated as MSVISVQSVKMVTAIVLLSFFFVSGALAVCPERTALFITAPNKMEALSGSCLQIPCNFRVKPEEEFNSTRTTFGVWLKNTTDFANKPNDVIFNSSRMNNIYPMSLTGDLSQKNCTTLFSSVNTSYTDWYYFRIENGPFVATAPCDPLQITVKDSPPRPSIEISGDLKENQSVTINCSAFTPCPHSPPELTWTLQQDPHNKIEENTDRTFTTKIQKTFTLSDEHDGFIITCSARYPVNEGKDVKTAEERTTLSVSCKIISVCY; from the exons atgagtgtcatttcagtccagtctgtgaaaatggtgacagccatcgtgttactgagcttcttctttgtttcag gtgCTTTGGCTGTTTGTCCTGAAAGAACAGCCCTATTCATTACTGCACCAAATAAGATGGAAGCACTGAGTGGATCTTGTCTGCAAATCCCATGTAACTTTAGAGTTAAACCAGAAGAGGAATTCAACAGCACAAGAACAACCTTTGGAGTGTGGCTGAAAAATACCACAGATTTTGCAAACAAACCAAATGATGTGATTTTCAACAGTAGCAGGATGAATAATATCTATCCAATGAGTCTTACTGGAGACCTGAGTCAGAAAAActgcaccactttattttccagtGTAAACACAAGTTACACAGACTGGTACTACTTCAGAATTGAGAATGGACCATTTGTGGCAACAGCTCCTTGTGATCCTCTTCAAATAACAGTCAAAG attctcctccgaggcccagcattgagatctcaggtgatctgaaggagaatcagtctgtcactataaactgctcagctttcactccctgtccacactcccctcctgaactcacctggactctccaacaagaccctcacaacaaaatagaggaaaacacagatcgaaccttcacaactaaaatccagaagaccttcactctgtcagacgaacatgatggattcatcatcacctgttcagcaagatatcctgtaaatgaaggaaaagacgtcaagacagcagaggagagaacgacgctcagtgtttcatgtaagataataagtgtttgttattag
- the LOC141759975 gene encoding B-cell receptor CD22-like, with translation MVTAIVLLSVFLVSGALAFCPERTALFITAPNKMEALSGSCLQIPCNFRVKPEEEFNSTRTTFGVWLKSSQYFANKPHNVIFNSSRMDNIYPMNLTGDLSQNNCTTLFSSVNTSYTDRYFFRIKNGPFRATAECDPLQITVKDSPPRPSIEISGDLKEKQSVTITCSAFTHCPHSPPELTWTLQQDPHNKIEENTDRTFTTKIQKTFTLSDEHDGFNITCSARYPVNEGKDVKTAEERTTLNVSYAPKNTSVSISPPGLVSVGSRVNLTCSSRANPPVSRFTWFKTSENGPVNVSEGDFYSFNVTDGGVYICVATNELGNGTSREIHLTMKGKKWDWPFIGGIVGFIALICLIVCVWRLKSSHATAQQTQAAAEEPASKTEEEIIHYGEINFSTRPELASVQDGGQQQDTLYAQVKVSQTANSLRQTADGPEDLYAQVKRK, from the exons atggtgacagccatcgtgttactgagcgtcttcttagtttcag gtgCTTTGGCTTTTTGTCCTGAAAGAACAGCCCTATTCATTACTGCACCAAATAAGATGGAAGCACTGAGTGGATCTTGTCTGCAAATCCCATGTAACTTTAGAGTTAAACCAGAAGAGGAATTCAACAGCACAAGAACAACCTTCGGAGTGTGGCTGAAAAGTAGCCAATATTTTGCCAACAAACCACATAATGTGATTTTcaacagcagcaggatggataatatctatccaatgaatcttactggagacctgagtcagaataactgcaccactttattttccagtGTAAACACAAGTTACACAGACAGGTACTTCTTCAGAATTAAGAACGGACCATTCAGGGCAACAGCTGAATGTGATCCTCTTCAAATAACAGTCAAAG ATTCTCCTCCGAGGCCCAGCATTGAGATCTCAGGTGATCTAAAGgagaagcagtctgtcactataacctgctcagctttcactcactgtccacactcccctcctgaactcacctggactctccaacaagaccctcacaacaaaatagaggaaaacacagatcgaaccttcacaactaaaatccagaagaccttcactctgtcagacgaacatgatggattcaacatcacctgttcagccagatatcctgtaaatgaaggaaaagatgtcaagacagcagaggagagaacgaCGCTCAATGTTTCAT atgctCCCAAAAACACCTCAGTATCCATCAGTCCGCCAGGTTTGGTGTCAGTAGGTAGCCGGgtgaacctgacctgctccagcagagccaatccTCCTGTCAGCCGCTTCACCTGGTTCAAGACCAGCGAGAACGGACCTGTCAATGTATCTGAAGGagatttttacagctttaatgtCACTGATGGAGGAGTTTATATCTGCGTGGCCACAAATGAGCTTGGTAATGGAACATCAAGAGAGATCCATCTGACTATGAAAGGTAAAAAGTGGGACT GGCCGTTTATTGGAGGAATCGTTGGGTTCATCGCACTCATCTGCCTGATTGTATGTGTTTG GCGTTTAAAGTCATCACATGCAACTGCACAACAGACTCAG GCGGCTGCTGAAGAGCCAGCAagtaaaacagaagaagaaatcatCCATTATGGAGAGATCAACTTCTCCACGAGACCTGAACTGGCCTCGGTGCAGGAcggtggacagcagcaggataCGCTGTACGCACAGGTCAAAGTGTCCCAGACAGCAAACAGCTTAAGACAGACCGCCGACGGCCCAGAGGATCTCTACGCTCAAGTGAAGAGAAAATGA